Proteins encoded in a region of the Bacillus methanolicus genome:
- a CDS encoding TIGR03943 family putative permease subunit: MQFHVQQAIRAFILFTFSALILKLHFTGDMTKFINPKYENLSQAAAVIFLLLFMVQLTRVWTLTKEEHHCHDGHECSHHDHGDSPFSFKKAISYFIIVFPLLTGIFLPAKALDASIANKKGAMISLSNQAKNGGQIDEESASNGNPSEPNTDNSLEKGTSSTNTHDSNVPVNPNEMTEEEYQKLMKELENAPVILMKDLVYSSYYDAISIDVDKYKGRKIQLNGFVYKEKGFQPNQLVISRFLITHCVADAGIIGFLSEFPEASTLYPDTWIEAEGTLDVTTYNGTKLPLIKINSWKKIDEPKEPYLYPISVKLK; the protein is encoded by the coding sequence ATGCAATTTCATGTTCAGCAGGCCATTAGAGCATTCATACTGTTTACTTTTTCCGCTCTAATACTTAAGCTGCATTTTACCGGTGACATGACGAAATTTATTAACCCGAAATACGAAAATCTTAGCCAGGCGGCAGCTGTAATTTTTCTGTTATTATTTATGGTGCAGCTTACTAGGGTGTGGACATTAACAAAGGAGGAGCACCATTGTCATGACGGGCATGAATGCAGCCATCATGATCATGGGGATTCACCATTTTCTTTTAAAAAAGCAATTTCTTATTTCATTATTGTTTTTCCTTTGTTAACCGGAATTTTTCTTCCGGCTAAAGCGTTGGATGCATCAATCGCCAATAAAAAAGGAGCAATGATTTCCTTATCCAATCAGGCGAAAAACGGCGGACAAATTGATGAAGAAAGCGCCTCCAATGGGAACCCTTCTGAACCGAATACAGATAACAGCTTGGAGAAAGGTACAAGCAGTACAAATACCCATGATTCAAATGTTCCTGTCAATCCAAATGAAATGACGGAAGAGGAATACCAGAAGCTAATGAAAGAATTAGAAAATGCCCCGGTCATATTAATGAAAGATCTAGTGTACTCTTCTTATTATGATGCGATCAGTATCGATGTCGATAAGTATAAAGGCAGGAAGATTCAACTGAACGGTTTTGTTTATAAAGAGAAAGGGTTTCAGCCGAATCAACTTGTTATCTCACGATTTTTAATCACGCATTGTGTCGCTGATGCCGGAATTATCGGGTTTCTTTCTGAATTTCCGGAAGCTTCCACTCTTTACCCTGATACATGGATCGAGGCGGAAGGAACACTTGATGTAACCACATATAATGGCACCAAGCTCCCACTAATTAAAATAAACAGTTGGAAAAAAATCGATGAACCGAAAGAGCCTTACCTTTATCCGATTAGTGTCAAACTTAAATAA
- a CDS encoding Gfo/Idh/MocA family protein, with protein MKKINIGMVGGGFMGKAHALAYAGMPMFFWPAPAIPHRHTVVDVTDQLAVEAAQRLGFENYSSDWRKVVEDPNIDVIDIVTPNNSHAEIAIAAAEAGKHIISEKPLARNAEEAKTMLDAVRKAGVKHMVAFNYRRTPAVALAKKYIEEGRIGKILNFRGTYLQDWSADPNSPLSWRFQKKIAGSGALGDIGTHVIDMARFLVGEISEVNAVAKTWINERPIQSGGVDKLGTVKASADVPKAPVDVDDEFATLLKFENGAIGSIEATRNAWGRNNFLTFEIHGEKGSLYFNYERRDELQVYFADDPSDARGFRTVYTGPAHPYGEGLWPIPALGIGYGETKIIETYDFIKSIVEDTEVSPNFYDGYRIALISDAILESAEKGTWVSLKQTEAEVNQ; from the coding sequence ATGAAAAAAATAAATATTGGTATGGTTGGCGGAGGATTTATGGGAAAAGCACACGCACTTGCTTATGCTGGAATGCCGATGTTCTTTTGGCCGGCACCTGCCATCCCGCATCGTCACACAGTCGTAGATGTTACTGATCAATTAGCTGTGGAGGCAGCTCAACGTTTAGGATTTGAAAACTATTCATCCGATTGGAGAAAAGTAGTAGAAGACCCGAATATCGATGTAATCGATATCGTTACTCCTAACAATTCTCATGCAGAAATTGCGATTGCTGCAGCAGAGGCTGGTAAACATATTATTTCTGAGAAACCTTTAGCAAGAAATGCTGAAGAGGCAAAAACAATGTTAGATGCAGTCCGAAAAGCTGGAGTGAAACATATGGTTGCATTCAACTACAGAAGAACTCCGGCAGTTGCACTGGCTAAAAAATATATTGAAGAAGGACGCATTGGTAAAATTCTTAACTTCCGTGGAACTTATTTGCAAGATTGGTCTGCGGATCCTAATTCACCTTTATCATGGCGTTTTCAGAAAAAGATAGCCGGTTCAGGTGCACTTGGTGATATAGGAACCCATGTCATTGATATGGCACGCTTCCTTGTTGGTGAAATTTCGGAAGTGAATGCAGTGGCAAAAACATGGATAAATGAAAGACCAATCCAATCTGGCGGAGTAGACAAATTAGGTACGGTAAAAGCTTCTGCCGATGTTCCTAAAGCTCCTGTAGATGTTGATGATGAATTTGCAACACTGTTAAAGTTTGAAAACGGGGCAATAGGCAGCATTGAAGCAACACGTAATGCTTGGGGCCGCAATAATTTCCTAACTTTTGAAATTCATGGCGAAAAAGGTTCGTTATACTTCAACTATGAACGCCGTGATGAACTGCAAGTTTATTTCGCTGATGATCCAAGCGATGCCAGAGGTTTCAGAACCGTTTATACCGGACCTGCTCATCCATACGGTGAAGGATTGTGGCCAATTCCTGCACTTGGTATTGGTTATGGAGAAACAAAAATTATTGAAACGTATGATTTTATTAAATCAATCGTAGAAGATACAGAAGTTTCACCAAACTTCTATGATGGATATCGTATCGCTCTAATAAGTGATGCAATCCTTGAATCTGCTGAAAAAGGAACATGGGTAAGTCTTAAACAAACTGAAGCAGAAGTAAACCAATAA
- a CDS encoding permease: MDRLFRLYLLDFTGIFIIGIAIYFLSFGTNITVNNEAGWQFPPSLLNLNTIFLSILIEAMPFVLIGVLIAGMIQIFVKEEHIQKCIPKNKFLAVMMSCVVGACFPACECGMVPIVRKLVAKGVPIYAGIGFLLTGPLINPIVIASTYMAFGNNLKISLLRMIIGFFIAIFVAIAVSFLFKGRQFKETAPLTDVHSHSSDKHMTFIEKFWSMLKHSIDEFFDMGRYLIIGAFFAAFVQTYLPAKSLLDAGSGVGSSTLVMMGLAYIMSLCSEADAFIGASFSSIFPTTSILGFLVFGPMIDLKNTIMMLSVFRTRFVLGVLAIVTISVFTALMLLHPFM, from the coding sequence ATGGATCGTCTATTTCGTTTATACTTACTTGATTTCACCGGAATTTTCATAATTGGTATTGCCATTTATTTCTTATCCTTTGGAACAAATATAACGGTTAATAATGAAGCAGGCTGGCAATTCCCCCCTTCTCTATTAAATTTGAATACGATTTTTTTAAGTATTTTAATAGAAGCTATGCCATTTGTTTTGATCGGTGTTCTAATTGCCGGTATGATCCAAATTTTTGTTAAAGAAGAGCATATTCAAAAGTGTATTCCTAAAAATAAATTTTTGGCTGTCATGATGAGCTGCGTCGTCGGAGCATGTTTCCCGGCTTGTGAATGCGGTATGGTGCCGATCGTCCGGAAACTTGTTGCCAAAGGAGTTCCTATTTACGCAGGAATTGGTTTTTTGCTAACCGGTCCGCTTATTAATCCCATCGTAATTGCCTCAACTTACATGGCATTTGGGAATAATTTAAAGATCTCACTATTGAGGATGATTATCGGGTTCTTTATCGCGATATTTGTTGCAATAGCTGTGAGCTTCCTCTTTAAAGGCCGTCAGTTTAAAGAGACTGCCCCGTTAACAGACGTGCATTCCCACTCCAGCGATAAACATATGACGTTTATCGAAAAGTTTTGGAGTATGCTTAAGCATTCGATCGATGAGTTTTTTGATATGGGCAGATACTTAATCATTGGGGCATTTTTTGCGGCTTTTGTACAAACATATTTGCCGGCTAAATCGTTGCTTGATGCAGGCAGCGGAGTAGGTTCTTCCACCCTTGTTATGATGGGACTTGCCTATATTATGTCTCTTTGTTCAGAAGCAGACGCCTTTATCGGAGCATCTTTTTCAAGCATTTTTCCGACCACTTCTATTTTAGGTTTTCTAGTATTTGGCCCTATGATTGATTTAAAAAATACGATTATGATGCTGAGCGTTTTTCGGACAAGGTTTGTTTTGGGCGTTTTAGCGATCGTCACGATCTCTGTTTTTACTGCATTGATGCTTCTGCATCCATTTATGTGA
- a CDS encoding sugar ABC transporter ATP-binding protein, which translates to MEQPLLSMKNISKSFNGVKVLNSVDFSVNKGEVHALMGGNGAGKSTLMKILTGVYEADDGEIYIDGKKVTIKNMNDARDNYISMIFQEFSLIPTLTVAENIFLTRESRTSLGLLNDKECVEKTRKLLQELEVDIHPNDVVENLGVGYWQMTEIAKALSQEAKILIMDEPTSSLTKKETEVLFSFINKLKQKGISIIYISHRMDEIFEICDRITILRDGKNVVTERIKEIELDTVIQHIVGAAMDKAFEWKERTYRADSTPILEVKHLTSGTKINDINFKLYPGEILGVAGLMGSGRSEMARCIFGIDSIDSGEIYVNGEKRSINSPIDAVNAGLALIPEDRRMQGLILEHSVKDNMILPILSKIKKGLFIDEGKANELTSELVQKLNIKTDSIFKTAGLLSGGNQQKIVLAKWLANDPDVLILDEPTIGVDIGAKTEIIDIIRELADSGKAIIVISSELPELLAVSDRVIVLHEGKVVKELKRKEINSEEELQHAIQGY; encoded by the coding sequence ATGGAACAGCCGCTTCTTTCAATGAAAAATATCTCCAAATCGTTTAATGGCGTTAAAGTATTAAATTCAGTTGATTTTTCAGTGAACAAAGGTGAAGTCCATGCCCTGATGGGGGGGAATGGTGCCGGGAAATCAACATTAATGAAAATATTAACCGGTGTTTATGAAGCTGATGATGGGGAAATTTACATTGATGGAAAAAAAGTAACGATTAAAAATATGAACGATGCAAGAGACAATTATATATCAATGATCTTTCAAGAGTTTAGTTTAATCCCAACATTAACAGTCGCAGAAAATATTTTTTTAACAAGAGAGTCAAGAACTTCATTAGGATTGTTAAACGACAAAGAGTGTGTCGAGAAAACAAGAAAATTATTACAAGAATTAGAAGTTGATATTCATCCGAATGATGTTGTCGAAAACCTTGGTGTCGGATATTGGCAAATGACTGAAATTGCCAAAGCTCTTTCACAAGAAGCAAAAATATTGATTATGGATGAGCCAACATCCTCCTTAACCAAGAAGGAAACAGAAGTTCTTTTTTCTTTTATCAACAAACTTAAGCAAAAAGGGATTTCCATTATATATATATCACACCGAATGGACGAAATCTTTGAAATCTGTGACAGAATTACGATTTTACGTGACGGAAAAAATGTGGTTACTGAAAGAATAAAAGAAATTGAGTTAGATACAGTCATTCAGCATATTGTCGGAGCTGCAATGGATAAAGCATTTGAATGGAAGGAACGGACATACCGGGCTGATTCCACTCCGATCCTGGAAGTCAAACATTTAACTTCCGGAACAAAAATCAATGATATTAATTTTAAGCTGTATCCTGGTGAAATTCTTGGTGTAGCAGGATTAATGGGAAGTGGAAGGTCAGAAATGGCCCGATGCATCTTCGGTATTGATTCGATAGATAGCGGTGAAATTTATGTTAACGGAGAAAAACGATCCATTAACAGTCCGATCGATGCAGTCAATGCCGGTCTTGCCCTCATTCCGGAGGATCGCAGAATGCAAGGGCTGATCCTTGAACATAGCGTGAAGGATAATATGATTTTGCCTATCCTCTCAAAAATCAAAAAAGGATTATTTATTGATGAAGGCAAGGCGAATGAATTAACAAGTGAGCTAGTTCAAAAACTGAATATTAAAACAGATAGTATTTTTAAAACAGCAGGATTGTTATCCGGCGGCAACCAGCAAAAGATTGTACTGGCAAAATGGCTGGCGAATGATCCTGATGTACTGATTTTAGATGAGCCTACGATCGGAGTAGATATCGGCGCGAAAACAGAAATCATAGATATTATTCGTGAACTGGCTGACAGCGGAAAGGCGATCATAGTGATTTCATCAGAACTTCCTGAACTTTTAGCAGTAAGTGACAGAGTCATTGTATTGCATGAAGGAAAAGTGGTGAAAGAACTAAAAAGAAAGGAGATCAATTCTGAGGAGGAGCTTCAACATGCAATCCAAGGGTATTAA
- the bioD gene encoding dethiobiotin synthase encodes MGNALFITGTGTDIGKTIVTSFLYKVLSKNGLKVKVFKPIQSGFDEEKQSYPDSYWFQKSIGDDQTGMYFFKPAVSPHLAEKITGQKANIENIKQKLNELKEQYDIVLVEGAGGLAVPLQERENEVYMTKDFIKDLQIPIVLVSLCGLGSIHHAVTTVQYAMNEGLKIKGIVFNQFDDQNFLHNDNVSMIQKLTELPVLAKLPYFKKVLPDLDEWISKHTFNDVLAKLNDKKVNEVNIKTI; translated from the coding sequence ATGGGGAACGCATTGTTTATTACCGGAACAGGAACTGATATTGGAAAAACCATTGTTACGTCATTTTTATATAAAGTTCTTAGTAAAAATGGATTGAAGGTGAAGGTTTTTAAACCGATTCAATCGGGATTTGATGAAGAGAAACAAAGCTATCCGGATTCATATTGGTTTCAGAAGTCTATCGGCGACGATCAGACAGGGATGTATTTTTTCAAGCCTGCTGTATCTCCTCATTTGGCAGAAAAAATAACAGGACAAAAAGCGAATATAGAAAATATCAAACAGAAGCTAAATGAATTAAAAGAACAATATGACATCGTTCTAGTAGAAGGGGCGGGAGGACTGGCGGTTCCTCTTCAAGAGCGTGAAAACGAAGTATACATGACGAAAGATTTTATCAAGGATTTACAAATTCCTATTGTACTAGTTTCTTTATGCGGTCTTGGAAGTATCCATCATGCTGTTACTACTGTACAATATGCCATGAATGAAGGATTGAAAATAAAGGGTATCGTGTTTAACCAATTCGATGATCAAAACTTTTTACACAATGATAATGTCTCAATGATTCAAAAATTAACAGAGCTCCCTGTCTTGGCAAAGCTTCCATATTTTAAAAAAGTGTTGCCTGATTTGGATGAGTGGATCAGTAAGCATACTTTTAACGACGTTTTAGCTAAACTGAATGATAAAAAAGTCAATGAAGTAAACATAAAAACAATCTAA
- a CDS encoding biotin transporter BioY, with product MKTKHMTLAAIFAAMTAIGGFIKIPIPYVPFTLQIVSVFLAGSLLGPRLGALSQLLYVFIGLIGVPVFAEGGGFGYVLKPTFGYLIGFVLGAYVSGLIVEKVKKRSIKTLAAANFASLLTVYTIGCVWLYGVMKFVVEKPLTIKQTVLYGFLIPVPGDIILCIICSILASKILARLSGLPVGKGVAA from the coding sequence ATGAAAACAAAACACATGACCTTAGCAGCAATTTTTGCCGCAATGACAGCCATTGGGGGATTTATCAAAATTCCGATTCCATATGTACCATTTACTTTGCAAATTGTTTCTGTTTTTCTAGCAGGCTCTCTGCTTGGTCCAAGATTAGGTGCGCTTAGCCAACTGTTGTATGTGTTCATAGGCCTGATCGGAGTCCCTGTTTTTGCAGAAGGGGGTGGGTTTGGCTACGTATTAAAACCGACTTTTGGCTATTTGATCGGATTTGTTTTAGGAGCATATGTGAGCGGGTTGATCGTGGAGAAGGTGAAAAAACGTTCAATTAAAACATTGGCTGCAGCCAATTTTGCTTCTTTATTAACAGTATATACGATAGGTTGTGTTTGGCTTTACGGTGTGATGAAATTTGTGGTGGAGAAGCCACTAACGATTAAGCAAACAGTCTTGTACGGATTTCTTATTCCCGTACCGGGCGACATTATCCTATGTATTATTTGTTCGATTTTAGCGTCAAAAATCCTCGCACGTTTATCTGGATTACCTGTTGGCAAAGGAGTGGCAGCTTAA
- a CDS encoding ABC transporter permease: MQSKGIKMNNSINMNTFKSGKTFDWRNYIVYFAFIGVFIYFSIMLYDDGFLTAANMLNIARQSAMITIMAVAMTFVISTGEIDLSVGSITALSALTAALALQAGFGFFGGLIVGLGTGLIVGLINGLLITKVAIPSFLVTLGTMGIVKGLAMWITNTAPVPIVHSTFNYVFGSGDIGPIPILLIWTLIAVIIGHILLRKTAFGRQTLATGGNESAAKFSGIKTDKIKLLVFLGSGLAAGFAGILYAGRMHAGRFTFGEGDELSVIAAVILGGTALSGGVGTVIGTVVGSLMMGMINNGLIIMGLDVSQQMIVRGLIIILAVAFGRKTLKK, translated from the coding sequence ATGCAATCCAAGGGTATTAAGATGAATAATTCAATTAATATGAATACTTTTAAATCAGGAAAAACATTCGATTGGCGTAACTATATTGTATATTTTGCCTTTATCGGAGTTTTCATCTATTTTTCAATCATGTTATATGATGATGGATTTCTAACTGCTGCCAATATGCTGAATATCGCCCGTCAATCAGCGATGATAACTATTATGGCAGTCGCGATGACCTTTGTTATAAGTACGGGTGAAATTGACCTATCAGTAGGATCCATTACCGCATTATCCGCATTAACGGCAGCATTAGCCTTACAAGCTGGATTTGGGTTTTTCGGCGGACTTATTGTCGGACTGGGAACAGGCTTAATAGTAGGCCTCATTAACGGTCTCCTAATAACAAAAGTAGCGATTCCTTCTTTTCTAGTTACCCTTGGAACGATGGGAATTGTGAAAGGTTTGGCAATGTGGATTACAAATACAGCTCCAGTACCAATTGTTCATTCCACTTTTAACTACGTTTTTGGTTCAGGCGATATTGGACCTATTCCGATTTTATTAATTTGGACACTCATCGCTGTCATTATCGGACATATTCTGCTCCGTAAAACAGCATTTGGACGACAAACATTGGCAACAGGCGGAAATGAAAGCGCTGCAAAGTTTTCCGGAATAAAAACTGACAAAATCAAATTACTCGTCTTTTTAGGATCAGGTTTGGCGGCCGGGTTCGCTGGTATTCTATATGCCGGACGCATGCACGCAGGAAGATTTACATTTGGGGAAGGCGATGAGCTTTCTGTAATTGCAGCTGTTATTCTTGGTGGAACGGCTCTATCCGGTGGAGTCGGAACAGTGATTGGAACAGTTGTCGGTTCATTAATGATGGGCATGATTAATAATGGTTTGATCATCATGGGCCTTGATGTCAGCCAACAAATGATTGTCAGAGGTTTAATCATTATCTTAGCAGTAGCATTTGGAAGAAAAACGTTAAAAAAATAG
- a CDS encoding GTP-binding protein, producing MPDKKIPVTVLSGYLGAGKTTILNHILKNRDGLRVAVIVNDMSEINVDADLVKQGGGLNRTEEKLVELSNGCICCTLREDLLKEVERLVQQGNIDYIIIESTGISEPVPVAQTFSYIDEELGIDLTKHCRLDTMVTVVDANRFWHDFASGDSLLDRSQAAGENDERTVADLLIDQIEFCDVLILNKCDLLDPEQLNQLEGFLRKLQPEARLIRTVKGEVSPSEILNTGLFDFEKASQSAGWLKELESPEHTPETEEYGISSFVYRSRIPFHSERFYQWAEEMPEEIVRAKGIIWCATRNDVALLFSQAGPSVNLEPVAYWVAALPIEEQSTYFAENPELKDDWDEKYGDRMIELVVIGIDMDKEAVKASLDSCLLTEEELLMDWNEFKDPFAWNISVHA from the coding sequence ATGCCGGATAAAAAAATACCAGTCACCGTTTTGAGCGGTTATTTAGGTGCGGGAAAAACAACGATATTAAACCATATTTTAAAAAACAGGGATGGTTTGAGAGTAGCTGTTATTGTCAATGATATGAGCGAAATCAATGTGGATGCAGATTTAGTTAAACAAGGGGGAGGGTTAAACCGAACCGAAGAGAAACTTGTGGAATTATCAAATGGATGCATTTGCTGCACGCTAAGGGAAGATTTATTGAAGGAAGTTGAGCGACTCGTACAGCAGGGGAATATTGATTACATAATTATTGAATCTACTGGTATAAGTGAACCCGTACCAGTTGCTCAAACATTTTCCTACATTGATGAAGAATTAGGAATAGACCTTACGAAGCATTGCAGACTTGATACAATGGTTACAGTCGTCGATGCGAACCGATTTTGGCATGATTTCGCATCAGGGGATTCATTGTTGGATAGAAGCCAGGCCGCTGGGGAAAATGACGAAAGAACTGTTGCCGATCTATTGATCGATCAAATTGAATTTTGTGATGTTCTCATCCTGAATAAGTGTGATTTGTTAGATCCTGAACAATTAAATCAGCTGGAAGGATTTCTAAGAAAACTTCAGCCCGAAGCAAGGCTGATACGTACCGTTAAAGGAGAAGTCTCTCCTTCTGAAATATTGAATACAGGATTATTTGATTTTGAGAAAGCAAGCCAATCAGCAGGATGGCTTAAAGAGCTGGAATCACCAGAACATACTCCGGAAACAGAGGAATATGGAATCAGCTCATTTGTGTATCGAAGCCGCATCCCATTTCATTCAGAGCGATTTTACCAATGGGCTGAGGAAATGCCTGAAGAAATTGTGAGGGCAAAAGGGATTATTTGGTGCGCCACTAGAAATGATGTTGCACTTTTATTCTCTCAGGCCGGCCCATCCGTCAATCTGGAACCTGTTGCTTACTGGGTGGCTGCTTTGCCTATTGAGGAACAATCCACGTACTTTGCGGAAAATCCTGAATTAAAAGATGATTGGGATGAAAAATATGGAGACCGCATGATTGAACTTGTTGTGATCGGAATTGACATGGATAAAGAAGCTGTAAAAGCCTCATTAGACAGTTGCTTACTAACAGAAGAGGAACTGTTAATGGACTGGAATGAATTTAAAGACCCGTTTGCTTGGAATATTTCCGTACATGCTTAG
- the rpmG gene encoding 50S ribosomal protein L33: MRVKITLQCTETGDRNYITTKNKRNNPERLELMKYSPRLKRRTLHRETK; encoded by the coding sequence ATGCGAGTTAAAATAACGCTTCAATGTACTGAAACAGGTGACAGAAATTACATAACGACAAAAAATAAACGAAACAATCCCGAAAGACTTGAATTAATGAAATACTCGCCGCGGTTGAAACGTCGTACTTTGCACAGAGAAACTAAGTAA
- a CDS encoding OsmC family protein — translation MKTTVTWTGQLAFSGTTPSGHEIKIDAAEEIGGQNSGARPMELLLQAVAGCTGIDIIMILEKMRLNPTSFHLEVEGTRAEDHPRRYTDIHIHYALEGELPEDKVIRAIQLSKDKYCSVSQSLNANITASYSINGVKGKQTL, via the coding sequence ATGAAAACAACGGTAACATGGACAGGACAATTAGCTTTTTCAGGAACCACTCCATCAGGCCATGAAATCAAAATTGATGCGGCCGAGGAAATCGGGGGGCAAAATAGTGGAGCTAGGCCTATGGAATTGCTTTTACAAGCAGTAGCAGGGTGCACAGGAATTGATATTATTATGATATTGGAAAAAATGCGCTTGAATCCGACTTCTTTTCATCTTGAAGTAGAAGGAACACGTGCAGAAGACCATCCGAGACGATATACAGATATTCATATTCATTACGCACTTGAAGGCGAGTTACCCGAAGATAAGGTAATCCGGGCCATTCAGTTGTCAAAAGACAAGTATTGTTCGGTTTCCCAGTCATTAAATGCAAACATTACGGCAAGTTACTCAATTAACGGTGTTAAAGGAAAACAAACTTTATAA
- a CDS encoding Gfo/Idh/MocA family protein: MEKIKVGVIGTGFIGPTHIEAIRRLGFVDVIGLAGSSKETAEKKAAELGIPKAYGDYREMLEDSEIQVVHNCTPNHLHFSINKEAILAGKHVLSEKPLAMSSKESAELLALAKQHKVVHGVNFNYRQFPIIKNLQTMIKNGEFGKVNLVHGSYLQDWLLYETDFNWRLDPKFGGNTRAIADIGSHWCDTVQYVTGKKIVEVFADLATVLPVRKKPKTNVSTFGTQNTEEENYEEVTIQTEDYASVLVRFHDGARGVFTVSQVSAGRKNRLSFEIDGSKSSAYWNQEEPEKLWIGYRDKPNEILLADPALFAPEARSSIHHPGGHNEGWPDALKNMMLQFYTFIRDGKDPLKDQTNFATFEDGHVSMSIIDAIVESHKQQKWVKVQVDQEVSS; the protein is encoded by the coding sequence ATGGAAAAAATAAAAGTTGGAGTGATCGGGACAGGTTTTATCGGTCCTACTCATATTGAAGCAATCAGAAGGCTTGGTTTTGTTGATGTGATTGGATTAGCGGGCAGCAGCAAGGAGACCGCCGAAAAAAAAGCGGCTGAACTTGGGATTCCAAAAGCATATGGCGATTACCGAGAAATGTTAGAGGACAGCGAAATTCAAGTTGTCCATAACTGTACGCCGAATCATCTTCACTTTTCGATCAACAAAGAAGCTATTTTAGCAGGCAAGCATGTATTATCTGAGAAGCCGTTAGCGATGTCAAGTAAAGAGTCAGCAGAGTTGCTTGCATTAGCAAAACAGCATAAAGTCGTACATGGTGTGAATTTTAATTATCGCCAATTTCCGATTATTAAAAATTTACAAACGATGATAAAAAATGGTGAATTCGGAAAAGTGAATTTGGTACACGGAAGTTATTTGCAAGATTGGTTACTGTATGAAACTGATTTTAACTGGCGTTTGGATCCTAAATTCGGCGGAAACACACGTGCCATCGCGGATATAGGTTCCCATTGGTGTGATACGGTCCAATATGTGACCGGTAAAAAAATTGTGGAAGTTTTTGCAGATTTGGCAACGGTTTTACCTGTTAGAAAAAAACCGAAAACAAATGTGTCAACTTTCGGTACACAAAATACGGAAGAAGAGAATTATGAAGAAGTAACGATCCAAACAGAAGATTATGCGTCGGTTCTTGTGCGTTTTCATGATGGGGCTAGAGGTGTGTTTACAGTTTCTCAAGTAAGTGCCGGCAGGAAAAACAGGCTTAGTTTTGAAATCGATGGCAGCAAAAGTTCAGCTTATTGGAATCAAGAGGAACCGGAGAAATTATGGATCGGTTATCGCGACAAACCAAATGAAATTCTTTTGGCAGATCCTGCTTTATTTGCACCGGAAGCAAGATCTTCGATACACCATCCCGGAGGGCATAATGAAGGCTGGCCTGACGCTTTAAAAAATATGATGTTACAATTTTATACATTCATTCGGGATGGAAAAGACCCATTAAAAGATCAAACAAACTTCGCGACCTTTGAAGATGGACATGTATCAATGTCTATTATCGATGCAATAGTAGAAAGTCATAAACAACAAAAATGGGTAAAAGTCCAAGTGGATCAGGAGGTGTCTT